The Lolium rigidum isolate FL_2022 chromosome 1, APGP_CSIRO_Lrig_0.1, whole genome shotgun sequence region ATGTCTACGAAGACAGAAAGCTCATAAGGAACACTAGAGCAGACTTAGAGACCACCACGGAGACGGAGGACGAGGTGCAGGGTGGACTCCTTCTGAATGTTGTAATCGGCTAAAGTACGGCCATTCTCGAGCTGCTTTCCTGCAAAGATCAGACGCTGCTGGTCCGGGGGAATGCCCTCCTTATCTTGAATCTTGGCCTTGACATTGTCAATTGTGTCGGATGACTCCACCTCAAGGGTGATAGTCTTGCCCGTGAGGGTCTTTACGAAAATCTGCATCTGAAGACAACAATTGATGAGAAGATGGTACATGAATCATTGAACTCAATATAGTCAAATTCTAGGAAGTATGTAAGATGCATAAACGGCAACAGAAAAATCGCCCAGACTACTACAAACAGCAATCCAAATTCTGCCCTTCCCTGAACCCCTTGCATATCCAAAATAAGAGAAAAGTTAACTGTATAAAATAAACAATGAGTTGACGAGGACACCTAGGTTGGtaaaagtaaaacaagtggatcaTCATGTACGTGTAACTAGTAATGATAGAGAGCAACATATTCATGTTGATCAGCTTCAAATAGCGGTGTGAACCATAATCCCAACGAGCACAACTTGCCCCTGATTAGCAAATAGACAGCGAGATCACAATGAAATCAAGGGAGCCAAGGAGCAACAGCAATCCAACAAATCCGCTAAAATAACTCTACAGCGGACGGAACACATCTAAAGAACAACCGGTGATCGAACAAAAACAATAGATGATTGCCGAATTGAAGTGAATCACATGTTTTGGTTTGGGTCACGGAAAACAACTAAACAAGTCCCGCCTCCGCCAAGATTAGATTGGGGCCTCTGATTCTGAACAACATATGGTACGACTAAAACGAAATATCAGAGGAGGAGAATTAGTTACCTTGCGACGACGTATAGGTATTAGGGTTCCGGTCTATCCTCTGGCGAAATTTGTAAGGAGCGGAGGAGTCTCGATCAGGAGCTGTATTTATAGGCTCCGTTTGACGGTAACTCCGTCCTCGTAGGTCGGTGCCGATCGACGGGTCGGATCAACTCCGATATATGCGTCGCGTAACGTTAGGATTTCAGATCCGCTGAGCTAGGGTGTTCGGTGCGGCTTCGCGCGCGTAGTTTTGGTTAAGAGGTTATTTTGATTGTATAAATGCTGGATCGACAGTTTGACAAACAAACACAAGAAGATTTCCAAACGACCAAATAGCCGCACTCTCAGATCATGAATCCTGAACTGTTGATCCATAAGAACAAAAATAGCCTACGTCACCACATGTCAAAGCCCTTCCATACCGTAAAAGGAATCGTTCAGTTTATTTTTCATCAAGAGTAGATCGACACAAGAACAGGtgatgttttctcaaataaatgTGTATAGAATTACAAATAAGCAAAAAAATACATAAATGAATACAAAGAACGAAATAATCTCTATGGTCGTTAACAAAGAAATCTGTAGCTAGATACTTCAGAACTGAGCTTGAATGCGGTCTACAACCATCTTGTCCACCTGAAAGGCCTTGGCGAGGATATCGCCTGAGATGGCCGGCTTTGATCCAAACACGGCGTTGCCAATGGTGATCACACCAGGGTTCATGCTGCTGAGCGCCGCCAGGGCGATGGCGCTGTTGGTCCCGTAGTTGAACTGGAAATGGATGGACCCCTGGGGGAAGACGAAGACGTCCCCTTTGTTGAGAACCTTGGCGAAGAGCTTGTTGTCTGGGTTGGAGGTGACGAAGCCGACGTAGAGCGAGCCCTCTAGCACCGTCAGGATCTCGGTGGCGCGCGGGTGGATGTGCGGCGGGTTCTGGCCGTAGGGCGCGTAGTCGACGCGGGCGAGGGAGATGCCCAGGGTGTTGAGCCCGGCGATCTGGGCGACGTTGACCCCCGTCACGGCGGAGCCCTGTTTGTTGCTCGTGTTGCCGGCCATGTGgaggccggagaagaagaagtcttcAGCGCTGACGGCTTTGGGATCCTTGCATGCAAATCCGTTGACAAGAACTGCACACATGCATACAGATTCAGAAAAAAGGCTAACCTCAAGATTGTGATAACTAACAATGCAGACCTCGAATATTCCACCCACGATATGGGTGGTTATACACATCAACGTACCTTGCGACGTCTTGTCAGCGACGCAAAAGTCCTGGAGCATGCTTGGGTCGGAGGCGAAAGCATGAGAAGCCGATGCAACCAAAACGGCTAGGAGAAAGAATCGGAATGCCATCTCAAGTGAGTTTGGTTTCTTAATGTAGAGTGTGGTGCTAGTCCTGTAGTAgtccgtgtgctgctgctgctgctgccgagtGATGATTCTAAGGGTTGGGGAAGAAGAATATATAGAGAGATGGAGGGATAGGAGGACCGTTAGTGTTTCTCCTCTTCAAACAAAAGCCAGACATAGACATCAGGATATGGAAGAAACGGTCTTCACTAGTATCTCTGTGGGTAATCAGGAAGAGGTCCAAAGCGTGTTCCTAGCTGCTGGCCGGCCACTTGGGTCAACGACTCAACGAGAAGCATGCTTCTACAATCTGAGACACCATCAACGTACTCTCTTGTCTCTCCCAGGTGGACTTACGTCGACGCCATCAACCCATCCAAATTATAGGAAAATAACAAGTTAGAATTGTTCATGGGAGACCAGTTTTGACAATGATGTAATAAGCGGATGCGCCCAGATTTTTCTTTTTGCTCCCTGGTTATGAGCCAAAAAAAGGTTCTGAAAATTCTGCGAGTTGAAAAAAGTTCTGAAAGTTTCAGAAAGTAATCTTTTTTGTGTGGTACAAAATAGTCAAACATTAAATGGGTCGAATATTCAAATCTTGAataggagacgaagtttgtttttCTTTCACAGATAAAACAACTCTAAACTTTGCTATAACAATTTCACTAACGATTCCCCCCCCCCCGCGTCACCCTCCTGCGGCGACGGGGGGgagcctgccgccgccgcctctagcCCCCCCACCCCTCTCCCTTGCTTCGCCGCCACCGGAGGGGGGCCGGCAAAGCCGCGCGGGCcccggggaaggtggcggcggggcggtttCTTTCCCCTCCCGCGTCCCCtggcgaggaggagctcgtccGGGCGCGGCGATGTGCGGCGGGCGCCGTGGGCCGGCGGGTGGGCGCTGgcagggctgcgggcggccgtggtggcgcgcggCCAGGTCGAGGACGGGGCGCGGCGGTGGTGCAGC contains the following coding sequences:
- the LOC124689061 gene encoding putative germin-like protein 2-1, which gives rise to MAFRFFLLAVLVASASHAFASDPSMLQDFCVADKTSQVLVNGFACKDPKAVSAEDFFFSGLHMAGNTSNKQGSAVTGVNVAQIAGLNTLGISLARVDYAPYGQNPPHIHPRATEILTVLEGSLYVGFVTSNPDNKLFAKVLNKGDVFVFPQGSIHFQFNYGTNSAIALAALSSMNPGVITIGNAVFGSKPAISGDILAKAFQVDKMVVDRIQAQF